A window of Sutcliffiella cohnii contains these coding sequences:
- a CDS encoding sulfurtransferase TusA family protein: MESLKTDFLLDAKGFACPMPIVKTKKAMNDLQAGQVLEVQATDKGSKADIQAWANSAGHQYLGTIEEGEVLKHYLRKSSNDGLIERKHPNVTSNEELEKKLDANENIVVLDVRESAEYAFNHIPNAISIPLGELEERLSELNTDDEIYVVCRTGNRSDLASQKLAEKGFANVVNIVPGMSAWTGKKETLSK, encoded by the coding sequence ATGGAATCATTAAAAACAGACTTTTTATTAGATGCAAAAGGGTTTGCTTGCCCAATGCCAATCGTGAAAACAAAAAAGGCAATGAATGATTTACAAGCTGGTCAGGTCTTGGAAGTTCAAGCCACAGATAAAGGGTCAAAAGCTGATATTCAAGCTTGGGCGAACAGTGCTGGTCATCAGTATCTTGGGACAATCGAAGAAGGAGAAGTACTAAAACATTATCTAAGAAAATCATCTAATGATGGTTTAATTGAAAGAAAACATCCTAATGTAACTAGCAATGAAGAACTTGAAAAGAAGCTAGATGCTAATGAAAACATCGTGGTTCTTGATGTAAGAGAATCAGCTGAATATGCATTTAACCATATTCCTAATGCTATTTCTATTCCTTTAGGAGAACTGGAAGAGCGTCTAAGCGAATTAAACACAGATGATGAAATTTATGTGGTATGCCGAACAGGAAACCGCAGTGATCTTGCTTCTCAAAAATTAGCTGAAAAGGGTTTTGCTAATGTGGTTAATATAGTTCCAGGCATGAGTGCTTGGACAGGAAAGAAGGAAACTTTAAGCAAATAG
- a CDS encoding glutaredoxin family protein translates to MNTVTVYTTTRCPYCVMLKNFLVDQNIPFKEINVETKPEIMNQLVNETGQMGVPQTEVNGKWVVGFDPNNIMLALKTGRNEE, encoded by the coding sequence ATGAACACAGTGACAGTCTATACTACTACACGTTGCCCATATTGTGTTATGCTAAAGAACTTTTTAGTAGATCAAAATATTCCTTTCAAAGAGATAAATGTTGAAACCAAACCAGAGATAATGAACCAACTTGTAAACGAAACAGGGCAAATGGGAGTGCCTCAAACAGAAGTTAATGGTAAGTGGGTTGTTGGCTTTGATCCAAATAATATTATGTTGGCATTAAAAACTGGGAGGAATGAGGAATGA
- a CDS encoding DsrE/DsrF/DrsH-like family protein, with protein sequence MSKKVAIIASNGGLFDAYKVFNIATAAAATDQEVAIFFTFEGLNLIHKDAYKQLPMPEGKEHFAEGFAKANVPAIPELVEMAQDLGVKFIGCQMTMDVMGLEKEAFVDGIEVGGAVTFLEFAKDADVTLTF encoded by the coding sequence ATGAGTAAAAAAGTAGCAATCATCGCAAGTAATGGTGGATTATTTGATGCATATAAAGTGTTTAATATTGCAACAGCAGCTGCAGCGACAGATCAAGAAGTAGCTATTTTCTTTACATTTGAAGGGTTAAACTTAATTCATAAAGATGCATACAAGCAGCTTCCTATGCCAGAGGGTAAAGAACACTTTGCAGAAGGCTTTGCAAAAGCTAACGTTCCAGCAATCCCTGAGTTAGTGGAAATGGCACAAGATTTAGGAGTTAAATTTATTGGTTGCCAAATGACAATGGATGTTATGGGATTAGAAAAAGAAGCTTTTGTAGATGGCATCGAAGTCGGTGGAGCAGTAACATTTTTAGAGTTTGCAAAAGACGCGGATGTAACATTAACATTCTAA
- a CDS encoding MBL fold metallo-hydrolase, with amino-acid sequence MAVRKMLAKEVTDKVLNKENLFILDVRNVSDFNDWKIEGENFEYLNVPYFELLDGVEGILSKLPSDKEILVVCAKEGSSMMVAEMLSDEGIDTAYLSGGMKSWSEHLYKAKVYEDEDIKVYQFVRVGKGCLSYMVVSDDEALIVDPARFVDEYIEAAKEDGAKITHIVDSHLHADHISGGKELADKTGASYYLMKSEGAIFDFKPFEEHEKIEFKNIELEVLAVKTPGHTPGSVSFFVNKKLLFSGDTIFVSGLGRPNLGNKVREWANDLYNTVFNKVSEIADDVIVLPAHYADFDEELNAEGYIGDTLGNIRTRNEKMFNATREDFLNDVEKSASSVKPPNFEEIIMINRGVQEADVERKQELEIGPNRCAVHHTD; translated from the coding sequence ATGGCAGTACGTAAAATGTTAGCAAAAGAAGTAACGGATAAGGTGTTAAATAAAGAAAACTTATTTATTTTAGATGTTCGTAATGTGAGTGATTTTAACGATTGGAAAATTGAAGGTGAAAACTTCGAGTATTTAAATGTTCCATATTTTGAATTACTTGATGGAGTTGAAGGGATTTTGTCAAAACTTCCATCAGATAAAGAAATTTTAGTCGTATGTGCAAAAGAAGGTTCATCTATGATGGTAGCGGAAATGCTTTCTGATGAAGGGATTGATACAGCTTACTTAAGCGGTGGAATGAAGTCCTGGAGTGAGCATTTATATAAAGCGAAAGTTTATGAAGATGAAGATATTAAAGTTTATCAATTTGTACGAGTAGGAAAAGGTTGTTTATCTTATATGGTTGTTTCAGATGATGAAGCATTAATCGTAGATCCAGCACGTTTTGTGGATGAGTATATTGAAGCTGCAAAAGAAGATGGCGCAAAAATAACCCATATTGTTGATTCACATCTACATGCAGATCACATTTCCGGAGGGAAAGAATTAGCAGATAAAACAGGTGCTTCGTACTACCTTATGAAAAGTGAAGGGGCAATCTTTGATTTCAAACCGTTTGAAGAACATGAGAAAATTGAATTTAAAAATATTGAATTAGAAGTGCTTGCAGTGAAAACACCTGGACATACACCAGGAAGTGTATCATTTTTTGTGAATAAAAAATTATTATTCTCTGGTGATACTATTTTCGTAAGCGGGCTAGGCCGTCCTAACTTAGGAAATAAAGTAAGAGAATGGGCAAACGACTTATATAACACTGTGTTTAATAAAGTATCTGAAATTGCAGATGATGTGATCGTATTGCCAGCACATTATGCTGACTTTGACGAAGAGCTGAATGCAGAAGGTTACATTGGGGATACGTTAGGAAATATCCGTACACGTAATGAGAAAATGTTCAATGCAACAAGAGAAGATTTCTTAAACGATGTTGAAAAATCAGCAAGTTCTGTAAAACCACCTAACTTTGAAGAAATTATTATGATTAACCGTGGTGTTCAAGAAGCCGATGTTGAAAGAAAGCAAGAATTAGAAATTGGTCCAAACCGTTGTGCAGTCCATCATACGGACTGA
- a CDS encoding sulfurtransferase TusA family protein has translation MNVNKTLDAKGLACPMPIVKTKKAMNELASGEVLEIHATDKGAKNDLTAWAKSGGHEFLKVQEDNGIFKFWIKKG, from the coding sequence ATGAATGTCAATAAAACTTTAGACGCAAAAGGTTTAGCTTGTCCGATGCCTATTGTAAAAACGAAAAAAGCAATGAATGAATTAGCGTCTGGAGAAGTTTTAGAGATCCATGCAACTGATAAAGGGGCTAAAAACGACCTGACAGCCTGGGCAAAATCAGGTGGTCATGAATTTCTAAAAGTTCAAGAGGATAACGGTATATTTAAGTTTTGGATAAAAAAAGGCTGA